Proteins encoded in a region of the Vitis riparia cultivar Riparia Gloire de Montpellier isolate 1030 chromosome 7, EGFV_Vit.rip_1.0, whole genome shotgun sequence genome:
- the LOC117917845 gene encoding probable WRKY transcription factor 51: MPQPFQSTIPPPAMDFPPPLNPNHIFINSSFAPSSSEFEPSDYLLLDDASDEAAAPVAVTGGSSIGATPMMNTTTNMECKDGAKRKKTDLGFRVAFKTKSDLEIMDDGFKWRKYGKKSVKNSPNPRNYYKCASGGCNVKKRVERDREDSSYVITTYEGVHNHESPCVVYYDQVPLMVSSNAWTLQASSQSSSS, encoded by the exons ATGCCCCAACCCTTTCAAAGTACTATCCCACCACCTGCCATGGACTTCCCACCACCCCTAAACCCTAATCACATCTTCATCAACTCCTCCTTTGCTCCCTCCTCCTCGGAGTTTGAGCCCTCCGACTACCTCCTCCTCGACGATGCATCCGATGAGGCGGCGGCGCCGGTGGCGGTGACGGGCGGCTCTTCCATTGGTGCAACTCCAATGATGAACACTACTACTAACAT gGAATGTAAAGATGGGGCGAAGAGAAAGAAGACGGATTTGGGGTTTAGGGTTGCCTTCAAGACGAAATCGGATTTGGAGATCATGGATGATGGGTTTAAGTGGAGGAAGTATGGGAAGAAATCAGTGAAGAACAGCCCCAATCCAAG GAACTACTACAAATGTGCAAGTGGAGGATGCAATGTGAAGAAGAGGGTTGAAAGGGATAGGGAAGACTCAAGCTATGTGATAACCACATACGAAGGAGTCCACAACCATGAAAGCCCTTGTGTGGTGTACTACGATCAAGTTCCTTTGATGGTTTCTTCTAATGCTTGGACTTTGCAAGCTTCTTCtcaatcttcttcttcatga